One region of Gossypium raimondii isolate GPD5lz chromosome 6, ASM2569854v1, whole genome shotgun sequence genomic DNA includes:
- the LOC105772577 gene encoding metal transporter Nramp5-like, translating to MVKNYLWILAEIAVIAADIPEVIGTAFGLNILFNIPVWVGVLLTGLSTLLLHGLQRYGVRKLEMLIAVLVYVMAGCFFREMSNVKPPASGVVKGMFVPKLNGQGATSDAIALLGALVMLIN from the exons ATGGTGAAAAATTACTTATGGATACTAGCAGAGATTGCTGTCATAGCTGCTGATATACCTGAAG TGATTGGTACAGCCTTTGGATTGAATATACTGTTTAACATCCCAGTATGGGTTGGAGTTTTATTGACAGGTTTAAGCACTCTTCTCCTCCATGGCCTGCAGAGATATGGG GTGAGGAAGTTGGAAATGCTGATAGCGGTGCTGGTGTATGTAATGGCGGGATGTTTCTTTAGGGAAATGAGTAACGTAAAGCCACCAGCATCAGGTGTGGTTAAAGGCATGTTTGTTCCTAAACTTAATGGCCAAGGAGCCACCAGCGATGCCATTGCCCTCTTGGGTGCCCTTGTTATGCT AATTAATTAA